The Treponema phagedenis DNA segment TAGGAATCAAGAAAGGCGGTAAAAGCTGCCGTATCTCGCTTTAATGAAGTAAGATCGCTGTGTATCTTATCATATGCATGTTGTTTTTTTTCATCAATTATTTTTTTTTGTGCTTCAAATTGCGCTTCCTGCTCAGCTACTATTTCATTGTAAATCTTTTTTTTCTCTTCTTCGGCGGCAAATTTTGCCGTAGCGAGTTTTTTTTCAGCTTCAGTCTCAGAATCAGAAAGCAAAGAAGCCGCTTGCTTCTCAATATCAATTAAATGAGAGAGAATTTCATTATCCATAATACTGCCTCCTGAAAATTATAGGTGTAATAAACAAACTTTTATAATTATAACATACCTACAAGCGTTTTTTCGAATCTGCATAATGTTTGATACACATCTTCATTGCTTGTTTGTATAAATAACTCATTTAAAAATGAGGGATCGTTTAGTAAAAGGGAAAGCCGCTTGAGAATTCTCAAATGAATATCATAATCCGTCTCTGTAGAAAGAAGCATAAAAACGATATGCACCGGTGATCCGTCAAGGGATTCGTATTCAATTCCCTCTTTAGACAAACCAATTACCCCTGCAGGATGCTGTAAACCTTGAATTTTTGCATGCGGCAGGCCTAAACCTTTTTTTATGCCGGTAGAAAGCTTGTTTTCACGTTCATGCAAAGCTTCCAGTATAGCGGTGCGCGGAGGGGATCCCGGAGTGTTTGAAACAAAAAGATCGACCATTTCTTCAAAGAGCTCATCTTTATCCTCACTTTCGAGACCTACTTTAATATTAAGAGGGGAAAATATATTTGAAAGAAGCATATAGCATACCTCCTATTTTCCGGCACCTGCTTCGCTTTCAGCTTTCGGGGTAGTTTGTTCCGCTGGTTTTGCCGCATCGGGTTGGTTGGTATCATTATCTTTCCACCATTCTGTGGCAGTTTCCGTTTGCTGCTGTTGCGCAGCTTTTTGCAAGTCGTCTATAGCAGGGCTTTTATTCAACCAGGCAAGAAAGAATGTTGTAACAAAAAACAATGCTAATAAAACATAAGTGGTCTTTGTCAAAATATTCCCCGACCGAGAGCCGAAGGCGGAATTTGAACCACCGGCAAAAAGACCGCCTAGTGAATCCCCTTCCTCATTTTGCAAAAGGACTAATCCAACCAGTAAAAAACAAATGATAACAAAAAAAACTAGTAATACAATGCTTATTGCACTCATAAAAACTCCAGCTTAAAAAACATGAGATATCTATTTTATAAAAAATAGATTTGGTATAAGACCCTCTACTATTAAAATTCTTACCTCAAATAGGTTTATTAATTGAAGTATATACTACTCTAATTCAAAATGTTTTGCAAGTAGCAAAAAGCATGAAACAAGGGCTTACGCACGAACAAGGGGCGGGTAGCCCCTTGAACTCCGCTTTTGGGTGGTACGCACCACAAAGTTCAAAGTCTTGTAAAATTTATTCGCTTATGCTTTGCATTAAAGGGGTTT contains these protein-coding regions:
- the secG gene encoding preprotein translocase subunit SecG yields the protein MSAISIVLLVFFVIICFLLVGLVLLQNEEGDSLGGLFAGGSNSAFGSRSGNILTKTTYVLLALFFVTTFFLAWLNKSPAIDDLQKAAQQQQTETATEWWKDNDTNQPDAAKPAEQTTPKAESEAGAGK
- a CDS encoding PTS sugar transporter subunit IIA, whose protein sequence is MLLSNIFSPLNIKVGLESEDKDELFEEMVDLFVSNTPGSPPRTAILEALHERENKLSTGIKKGLGLPHAKIQGLQHPAGVIGLSKEGIEYESLDGSPVHIVFMLLSTETDYDIHLRILKRLSLLLNDPSFLNELFIQTSNEDVYQTLCRFEKTLVGML